One segment of Thamnophis elegans isolate rThaEle1 chromosome 16, rThaEle1.pri, whole genome shotgun sequence DNA contains the following:
- the LOC116519452 gene encoding torsin-1B-like: MGRPAGLLVLVLAGALRAGALEPVSTAVAIGAASVLTGFLAKPRFFCAFLECCPPDDHRPDPAALQQSLDERLFGQHVGQEVILKALTGFIQNPNPKKPLVLSLHGWAGTGKNFVSQIIAENLFPAGLKSKFVHLFLSTLHFPHEHLVPLYKDQLQKWIRGNISACGKSVFIFDEMDKLHPGLIDAIKPFLDYYEQIDGVSYRRAIFIFLSNAGGDLITRVALEFWRSGREREEIQLKDLEGVLSLGVFNNRNSGLWHSSLIDRNLIDYFVPFLPLEYKHVKMCIRAEMKSRGNFIDEEIVEKVAEEMTFFPKEEKIYSDKGCKTVQTKLDFY, encoded by the exons ATGGGGCGGCCGGCGGGgctgctggtgctggtgctggcgGGGGCGCTGCGGGCGGGGGCGCTGGAGCCGGTCAGCACCGCCGTGGCCATCGGGGCGGCCTCCGTCCTCACCGGGTTCCTGGCCAAGCCCCGCTTCTTCTGCGCCTTCCTGGAGTGCTGCCCCCCCGACGACCACCGGCCCGACCCCGCAG CCCTGCAGCAGTCCCTGGACGAGAGGCTCTTCGGGCAGCACGTGGGCCAAGAGGTCATCCTGAAGGCGCTGACCGGCTTCATCCAGAACCCCAACCCCAAGAAGCCGCTGGTCCTCTCCCTGCACGGCTGGGCTGGGACGGGCAAGAACTTCGTCAGCCAGATCATCGCCGAGAACCTTTTCCCGGCCGGGCTGAAGAGCAAATTCGTGCACCTGTTCCTCTCCACGCTGCATTTCCCCCACGAGCACCTGGTCCCTCTCTACAAG GACCAGCTGCAGAAATGGATCCGGGGTAACATCAGCGCCTGTGGGAAGTCCGTCTTCATCTTTGACGAAATGGATAAGCTGCACCCGGGGCTGATCGACGCCATCAAACCCTTCCTGGATTACTACGAGCAGATCGACGGCGTGTCGTACCGGAGAGCCATCTTCATCTTCCTCAG TAATGCGGGAGGCGACCTGATCACGAGAGTCGCACTAGAGTTTTGGAGGAGTGGCCGGGAGAGGGAAGAGATCCAGCTGAAAGACTTGGAAGGGGTCCTCTCTTTGGGAGTTTTCAACAACCGGAACA GTGGCTTGTGGCACAGCAGCCTGATCGACCGGAACCTCATCGATTACTTCGTgcctttccttcccctggagtacaAGCACGTCAAAATGTGTATCCGGGCGGAGATGAAATCCCGCGGCAACTTCATCGATGAAGAGATTGTCGAAAAGGTGGCCGAGGAGATGACCTTTTTCCCCAAGGAGGAGAAGATCTACTCGGACAAAGGCTGCAAAACCGTGCAGACTAAGCTGGACTTCTATTaa
- the LOC116519218 gene encoding torsin-1A-like, with protein MKVLRAPGAVWGLALVLWQLGPAARAMDPITMGIALAGTASALTGLISLPRLYCYFAECCLERPPPPQVGRDLKDNLGKKVFGQHLVSEVIVKAVTGFLANPNPKKPLALSLHGWTGTGKNFVSKIVAESLYDEGLKSKYVHQFVSTLHFPHQQNISHYKDQLQTWIRGNVSACGRSIFIFDEMDKMHAGLIDSIKPFLEYYEEIDGISYRKAIFIFLSNAGAERITEVALDYWKSGKKREEIPLHVLQQQLSNSVFNNKNSGFWHSSLIDRNVIDYFIPFLPLEINHVKMCIRSELESRGHAVNEDVVSRVANEMTYFPKEEKIYSDKGCKTVYTKLDFYYDV; from the exons ATGAAGGTTCTCCGAGCGCCCGGGGCGGTGTGGGGCCTGGCCTTGGTGCTGTGGCAGCTGGGCCCGGCGGCGCGGGCGATGGACCCGATCACGATGGGCATCGCGCTGGCCGGCACCGCCTCGGCCCTCACCGGCCTCATCTCCCTCCCGAGGCTCTATTGCTACTTCGCCGAATGCTGCCTGgagaggccgccgccgccgcaggtCGGGCGAG ATCTTAAGGACAATCTGGGGAAAAAAGTCTTCGGACAACACCTGGTGTCGGAGGTGATTGTGAAAGCTGTGACGGGGTTTTTGGCCAACCCGAATCCGAAGAAACCCCTGGCGCTCTCTCTGCACGGGTGGACGGGGACGGGCAAAAACTTCGTCAGCAAGATTGTGGCAGAAAGCCTTTACGACGAAGGGCTGAAGAGCAAATACGTCCACCAGTTCGTGTCCACTCTGCACTTCCCACATCAGCAGAACATCAGCCATTACaag GACCAGCTGCAAACGTGGATTCGTGGCAACGTGAGTGCCTGTGGCAGGTCGATCTTCATATTTGACGAAATGGATAAAATGCACGCCGGGCTCATAGACTCCATCAAGCCTTTCCTGGAATATTATGAAGAAATAGACGGCATCTCGTATCGAAAAGCCATTTTCATTTTCCTCAG CAATGCTGGAGCTGAAAGAATAACCGAAGTGGCTCTCGATTATTGGAAGagtgggaagaagagggaagagattcCTCTGCATGTTTTGCAACAGCAATTGTCAAATTCCGTGTTTAATAACAAAAATA GTGGGTTTTGGCACAGCAGCCTGATCGACCGAAATGTAATCGATTACTTTATCCCCTTCCTGCCTCTGGAAATCAACCACGTGAAAATGTGCATCAGGTCTGAACTGGAATCGCGGGGCCACGCAGTAAATGAAGACGTGGTCTCTCGGGTGGCCAATGAGATGACCTATTTCCCCAAAGAGGAGAAGATCTATTCTGACAAAGGATGCAAGACAGTTTACACAAAATTAGATTTCTACTACGACGTCTAA